A genome region from Streptomyces antimycoticus includes the following:
- the otnC gene encoding 3-oxo-tetronate 4-phosphate decarboxylase, which yields MNLITKGHESQLRERLTTLGASLFARGLTTGTSGNLSVRVCDGWLMTPTNASLGTLDPDRLSKLDENGRHVGGDRPTKESLLHLALYRQRRDAGGIVHLHSTYAAAVSCMEGLDPVECVPPLTAYFAMRIGRLPLVPYYRPGDPALATAIYDLAARYHAILLANHGPIVSGTTLESAAAAIEELEETAKLFLLLRGIPTRALSDQEVSQLDRGR from the coding sequence ATGAACCTGATCACGAAAGGGCACGAATCTCAGCTACGGGAACGGCTCACCACGCTGGGCGCATCCTTGTTCGCCCGCGGACTGACCACCGGGACCAGCGGCAACCTCAGTGTGCGTGTGTGTGACGGATGGCTGATGACGCCCACCAACGCGAGTCTGGGCACCCTTGATCCGGATCGGCTGTCAAAGCTGGACGAGAACGGGCGCCACGTCGGCGGAGACCGCCCGACCAAGGAGAGCCTCCTGCATCTGGCGCTGTACAGACAGCGACGGGACGCCGGTGGCATCGTTCACCTGCACTCGACCTACGCGGCGGCGGTGTCCTGCATGGAGGGGCTCGATCCGGTCGAGTGTGTTCCGCCGCTCACCGCCTATTTCGCCATGAGGATCGGCCGACTGCCCCTCGTCCCCTACTACCGGCCCGGTGACCCGGCGCTGGCCACCGCGATCTACGACCTCGCCGCCCGTTACCACGCGATCCTGCTTGCCAACCACGGGCCGATCGTCAGCGGCACGACTCTTGAATCCGCGGCGGCGGCGATCGAAGAGCTGGAGGAGACGGCGAAGCTCTTCCTGCTCCTGCGCGGAATACCGACCCGCGCTCTCAGCGACCAAGAGGTCTCACAACTCGACCGTGGTCGCTGA
- a CDS encoding alpha/beta fold hydrolase, whose translation MSDVELQHRMVWADDLRFHIVEAGEGPTIVLVAGFPQSSYAWRRLMPLLADRFHVIAVDLPGQGDSDKPVDGYDTLTTGKRLRSLLKVLGEDRYVLVGHDVGAWVGYAYAHQFAADLRGVVLLDGNIPGVTLRPTITLGPDNWRNWHFLFNPIPDLPEALLQGRERILIEWFFSRKTANWRTTFSKADIDEYERAYQTPGGLRGMLGYYRAVLEDIEQNTPLMRRKIDVPVLALGGEVGSAPDLYESMQPLAQNVRGGVIAGSGHYIPEEEPEALAREISDFVNDLKA comes from the coding sequence ATGAGTGATGTCGAGCTCCAGCACCGTATGGTGTGGGCGGACGATCTCCGGTTTCACATCGTGGAGGCCGGTGAAGGACCCACGATCGTGCTGGTCGCCGGTTTCCCGCAAAGCTCCTACGCGTGGCGGCGCCTGATGCCGCTGCTCGCGGACCGTTTCCATGTGATCGCCGTGGATCTCCCTGGACAGGGGGACTCCGACAAGCCGGTGGACGGCTACGACACCCTGACGACCGGCAAGCGGCTGCGCTCGCTGCTGAAGGTCCTCGGTGAGGACCGGTACGTGCTGGTCGGGCACGATGTCGGCGCCTGGGTGGGGTACGCCTACGCCCATCAGTTCGCCGCCGACCTGCGAGGAGTGGTGCTCCTCGACGGCAATATCCCGGGTGTCACGCTACGGCCGACGATCACGCTCGGCCCGGACAACTGGCGGAACTGGCACTTCCTGTTCAACCCGATCCCCGACCTGCCCGAGGCACTGCTCCAGGGGCGCGAGCGCATCCTCATCGAATGGTTCTTCAGCCGTAAGACCGCCAACTGGCGAACCACTTTCAGCAAGGCCGACATCGACGAGTACGAGCGCGCGTACCAGACCCCGGGCGGACTACGGGGCATGCTCGGCTACTACCGCGCGGTCCTGGAGGACATCGAGCAGAACACCCCGCTGATGCGGCGGAAGATCGACGTCCCGGTGCTCGCCCTCGGCGGTGAGGTCGGTTCCGCGCCGGATCTCTACGAGAGCATGCAGCCACTGGCCCAAAACGTGCGCGGCGGCGTCATCGCCGGCAGCGGTCACTACATCCCGGAAGAAGAACCCGAAGCACTCGCACGGGAAATCTCCGACTTCGTCAATGATCTCAAGGCTTAG
- a CDS encoding hydroxypyruvate isomerase family protein, translating into MTTVDKGLRFCANLGWLFGDVPFEERFTAAAEAGFSAVEYASPYDHSPLTLRRRLQEAGLCQALINSPVGPPGTSTFAGTACLPDRVQEFRDGITRALDYAVELECPLVHLRAGVRPPEVQRDAAFSQYVTNVAWAAQLASTAGVRLVLEAVNSRDIPGYLVNTQEQAAGVVEAIGSDQVGLLFDVYHCQVQQGDITTRLETFLPSIAHLQVADVPGRAEPGSGEIAWDFVFDRLRSLGYVGWIGCEYRPANGTAEGLGWLTRFIHTEEG; encoded by the coding sequence GTGACCACAGTGGACAAGGGATTGCGCTTCTGCGCGAACCTGGGCTGGCTCTTCGGTGATGTGCCCTTTGAGGAACGCTTCACCGCCGCGGCCGAGGCCGGATTCAGTGCCGTCGAGTATGCGTCGCCGTACGACCATTCACCGCTCACGCTGCGACGCCGTTTGCAGGAGGCGGGACTGTGCCAAGCGCTGATCAACAGCCCGGTGGGGCCTCCGGGAACTTCCACATTCGCGGGAACGGCGTGTCTGCCCGACCGGGTGCAGGAGTTCCGCGACGGCATAACCAGGGCGCTTGACTACGCGGTCGAGCTGGAGTGCCCACTGGTCCACCTGCGCGCCGGAGTAAGGCCACCCGAGGTCCAGCGGGACGCGGCCTTCTCGCAATACGTCACAAACGTCGCATGGGCCGCGCAGCTCGCCTCCACGGCCGGTGTCCGGCTGGTCCTGGAGGCGGTCAACTCCCGCGATATTCCTGGATATCTCGTGAATACCCAGGAGCAGGCTGCGGGTGTGGTAGAAGCCATCGGCAGCGACCAGGTCGGCCTGCTCTTCGACGTCTACCACTGTCAGGTTCAGCAAGGCGACATCACCACCCGGCTGGAGACGTTCCTGCCGTCGATCGCGCACCTCCAAGTCGCGGACGTGCCCGGGCGGGCAGAGCCCGGCAGCGGGGAGATCGCCTGGGACTTCGTCTTCGACCGGTTGCGGTCACTCGGTTACGTGGGCTGGATCGGCTGCGAATACCGCCCCGCGAACGGTACCGCCGAGGGGCTCGGGTGGCTGACGCGGTTCATCCATACAGAGGAAGGGTGA
- a CDS encoding molybdate ABC transporter substrate-binding protein, translating to MRRQDSAGRRVSLFSTLAVQAALEQRLLREFTEETGIGVQPDFDPTSVLLERINSGEVPDVLIAVTDDIRQLSAQGTVDGRARLPVARTGIGLAVRARTPRPLIATVDDLVRTLLDARSVAYSRTGASGIYFAQLLGRLGIAEAVNARATIVRKGFAAATLLDGRADLAVQQVSELMTVPGVDVVGPFPADAAHDTEFSIAPSTAAAEWSPASELVCFLGSERARTAYGAFGLKAPLSTES from the coding sequence ATGCGCAGACAGGACTCCGCTGGTAGGCGGGTATCCCTCTTCAGCACCCTGGCGGTTCAAGCCGCCCTGGAACAGCGATTGCTCAGAGAGTTCACCGAGGAGACGGGCATCGGCGTCCAGCCGGACTTCGATCCGACCTCGGTGCTGTTGGAGCGTATCAACTCCGGAGAGGTCCCCGATGTCCTGATCGCCGTTACCGATGACATCCGGCAATTGTCGGCTCAGGGAACCGTCGATGGTCGGGCGCGCCTGCCGGTTGCCAGAACGGGCATCGGACTCGCCGTCCGGGCGCGGACGCCGCGACCGTTGATCGCGACCGTCGACGACCTGGTGCGGACATTGCTCGACGCCCGTTCGGTCGCCTACTCCAGAACGGGGGCCAGCGGCATTTACTTCGCTCAGTTGCTGGGCCGACTCGGCATCGCGGAGGCGGTGAACGCACGGGCCACGATTGTGCGGAAGGGCTTCGCCGCCGCCACCTTGCTGGATGGCAGGGCAGACCTGGCGGTGCAGCAGGTGAGTGAGTTGATGACCGTCCCCGGCGTCGATGTGGTCGGTCCCTTCCCCGCCGACGCCGCGCACGACACCGAGTTCAGCATCGCGCCGTCCACGGCTGCGGCGGAGTGGTCCCCCGCGTCGGAGTTGGTGTGCTTTCTCGGCTCCGAGCGGGCACGTACGGCTTACGGGGCATTCGGTCTCAAGGCCCCGCTCTCGACAGAGAGCTGA
- the otnK gene encoding 3-oxo-tetronate kinase: MLLGCIADDFTGGTDLASALVAQGIRTVQVIGVPDTGEEVVRSGAEAVVIALKTRTAPVADAVEQSLTALRWLREIGCERYYFKYCSTFDSTPAGNIGPVADALMDALGMDFTVICPALPANGRTVRDGRLFVGDVPLDETSMRQHPLTPMDDANVVRLMRRQTASRVGLVGHRTVAQGPERIRAEFGALRSAGIRFAVVDAADDHDLLAIGRACADLPLVTASSGLAIGLTDTPRARPHGLTDGHPHAPVPFGGARAVLAGSCSAATNAQVEAARAVYPTFPVDPCAVVRGEDVVTAALRWARPLLADGPVLLHATQPARNVTAAKSRLPDDTPSRIEDTLASIARGLVDMGVGRLIVAGGETSGAVVGSLGVTGLAIGPEISPGVPWTWTLGTPRPLALALKSGNFGSRDFFLDAWERLP, translated from the coding sequence ATGTTGCTCGGATGCATCGCCGATGACTTCACAGGCGGTACCGATCTCGCCTCCGCGCTGGTGGCGCAGGGGATCCGAACGGTGCAGGTCATCGGCGTCCCCGATACCGGGGAGGAGGTTGTGCGGTCGGGCGCGGAGGCGGTCGTCATCGCGTTGAAGACCCGCACGGCGCCGGTCGCCGACGCGGTGGAGCAGTCCCTCACCGCACTGCGGTGGCTGCGGGAGATCGGCTGTGAACGCTATTACTTCAAGTACTGCTCTACGTTCGACTCCACCCCGGCGGGCAACATCGGTCCGGTCGCGGACGCCTTGATGGACGCCCTCGGCATGGATTTCACCGTCATATGCCCAGCGCTGCCGGCCAACGGCCGAACCGTCCGCGACGGCCGGCTCTTCGTGGGCGATGTGCCGTTGGACGAGACTTCCATGCGTCAGCACCCCCTGACGCCGATGGATGACGCGAACGTGGTGCGGTTGATGCGGCGGCAGACTGCCTCGCGAGTCGGTCTGGTCGGCCACCGAACCGTGGCTCAGGGGCCGGAGCGGATCCGCGCAGAGTTCGGCGCGTTGCGCTCGGCGGGAATCCGATTCGCGGTCGTTGATGCGGCCGACGACCACGACCTCCTCGCCATCGGCCGCGCGTGCGCCGATCTGCCGCTGGTCACAGCGAGCTCTGGGCTCGCGATCGGGCTCACGGACACTCCCCGTGCCCGGCCGCATGGTCTCACCGACGGTCATCCCCACGCCCCGGTGCCATTCGGTGGGGCACGGGCCGTCCTCGCGGGCAGTTGCTCAGCGGCGACGAACGCCCAGGTCGAGGCGGCGCGCGCGGTGTACCCGACCTTCCCCGTCGACCCCTGCGCGGTTGTCCGAGGCGAGGACGTCGTCACAGCGGCACTGCGCTGGGCCCGCCCCCTCCTGGCGGATGGTCCGGTCCTGCTGCACGCGACGCAACCGGCGCGGAATGTCACAGCGGCGAAGTCACGGCTTCCGGACGACACCCCCTCACGGATCGAGGACACCCTCGCCTCGATCGCTCGGGGCCTCGTCGACATGGGGGTCGGCCGGTTGATCGTCGCCGGCGGGGAGACCTCGGGTGCGGTCGTAGGGTCACTTGGCGTTACTGGGCTGGCCATAGGGCCGGAGATCAGTCCAGGAGTCCCGTGGACGTGGACGCTTGGTACTCCTCGGCCACTGGCGCTGGCGCTGAAGTCGGGGAATTTCGGCTCGCGCGACTTCTTCCTCGACGCCTGGGAGCGGCTGCCATGA
- a CDS encoding RidA family protein — MMTTADKTASAPSSYVTPLVVHEGFAYVSGQLPRKDGQIAYHGKVGADVDLDSAREAARLCAQACLNVLNRELTEGRRLQRILKITGFVASGPDFTSHGRVIDAASEVFIESLGQAGQHARSAIGVAQLPHGACVEIEVVAAVTGP, encoded by the coding sequence ATGATGACAACAGCGGACAAGACAGCATCCGCCCCCAGCAGCTATGTGACCCCGCTTGTGGTACATGAAGGCTTCGCGTACGTCAGTGGTCAGCTCCCCCGGAAGGACGGTCAGATCGCCTATCACGGAAAAGTGGGGGCGGATGTCGACCTGGACTCCGCGCGCGAGGCGGCACGGCTCTGCGCACAGGCGTGCCTCAATGTCCTGAACCGGGAACTCACCGAAGGACGCCGACTCCAGCGCATCCTCAAGATAACGGGATTCGTCGCCTCGGGACCGGACTTCACCTCGCACGGAAGGGTCATCGACGCGGCGTCGGAAGTCTTCATCGAAAGCCTCGGCCAGGCCGGGCAGCACGCCCGCAGCGCCATCGGGGTAGCTCAACTCCCGCACGGCGCGTGCGTCGAGATCGAAGTCGTCGCCGCAGTCACTGGTCCGTGA